From a region of the Synechococcus sp. PCC 7502 genome:
- a CDS encoding nucleotide exchange factor GrpE: MADHTQELRRLMQVVGISSFRSLGSHSQVSLNAIAKLRKGQADLISYKDLASLSKSLKISLEDLVSKFSQIQPISPNQVTELTKSDKLEVQQEVVAKLESMLLQLPTAAYAITKNPDLPARNLLALFRPLENLLRDWGIEAIAAVGIEIEYNPQLHQPMDGSESVQAGDRVLVRYTGYRWGDRLLYRARVSRITPNP, from the coding sequence ATGGCAGATCATACCCAAGAATTACGACGGTTAATGCAAGTAGTGGGCATCTCAAGTTTTAGGAGTCTAGGTAGTCATTCGCAAGTCAGCTTAAATGCGATCGCTAAATTGCGTAAAGGGCAAGCAGATTTAATTAGTTATAAAGACTTAGCCAGTTTAAGTAAGAGTTTAAAAATTTCCTTGGAGGATTTAGTGAGTAAATTCAGTCAAATTCAGCCTATATCTCCCAATCAAGTAACTGAATTAACCAAATCAGATAAATTAGAGGTTCAGCAAGAGGTAGTAGCCAAATTAGAATCCATGCTGTTGCAATTACCCACAGCTGCCTATGCCATTACCAAAAATCCCGATCTTCCTGCTCGGAACCTGTTAGCGTTATTTCGTCCCTTGGAAAATTTATTACGGGATTGGGGCATCGAGGCGATCGCGGCCGTGGGCATAGAGATAGAATATAATCCTCAGCTCCATCAACCTATGGATGGCTCGGAATCAGTGCAAGCGGGCGATCGGGTTTTGGTGCGTTATACAGGTTATAGGTGGGGCGATCGGCTATTGTATAGAGCTAGAGTGAGCAGAATTACTCCTAATCCTTAA
- a CDS encoding GvpL/GvpF family gas vesicle protein translates to MIYAISILASPIPKTQPIGLTGKLIEYIQVGQLVMAVIKDVDMELLKSSGEEILIQAVLDHDRLIYELFREQTLLPLRFGTVFKSQAGLEAYLQSEQEQLLSKLQKLKGYAEYLLTMTAIVRESQTPKSQLESTQNLKGKDYLLAKRTKFFAEQTKRSQQQQECEALISILPVQHQVTTPQSGEFLRVYFLANSLQITELQILISKWQLQHSHWQLELSKPLPPYHFCD, encoded by the coding sequence ATGATTTATGCGATCTCCATCTTAGCTAGTCCTATTCCCAAAACTCAGCCTATAGGTTTAACAGGAAAATTAATCGAATATATCCAAGTCGGGCAATTAGTAATGGCAGTGATCAAAGATGTCGATATGGAACTCTTAAAATCCAGTGGTGAGGAAATTCTGATTCAAGCTGTCCTTGATCATGATCGCCTGATTTATGAGCTTTTTAGGGAACAGACCCTTTTACCCCTACGCTTTGGTACGGTTTTTAAGTCTCAAGCAGGTTTAGAAGCATATTTACAATCTGAACAAGAGCAACTATTAAGCAAACTACAAAAACTAAAGGGATACGCTGAATATCTTTTGACCATGACTGCCATAGTTAGGGAATCTCAAACTCCAAAATCTCAACTAGAATCAACTCAAAACCTTAAAGGTAAAGATTATCTTTTAGCTAAACGCACTAAATTTTTTGCTGAGCAAACAAAGCGATCGCAACAACAACAGGAATGTGAAGCTTTAATTTCGATATTACCAGTCCAACATCAAGTGACTACCCCGCAGTCAGGGGAATTTTTAAGAGTATATTTTCTGGCAAATTCTCTGCAAATTACGGAACTACAAATCTTAATTTCAAAATGGCAGTTACAGCATTCCCATTGGCAGTTAGAGTTAAGTAAGCCATTACCGCCCTATCACTTTTGTGATTAA
- a CDS encoding DUF4926 domain-containing protein, which yields MAKVLPIKLLDVVILAIALPEYNLARGQVGTVAEAVGNGKAFEVEFSDKDCTFTSFILEIISVGIQKLYGFYFRSSSAIASKLWS from the coding sequence TTGGCTAAAGTACTCCCCATAAAACTACTTGATGTGGTGATTTTAGCGATCGCTTTACCAGAATATAATCTAGCTCGTGGACAAGTGGGAACTGTGGCTGAAGCCGTAGGAAATGGTAAGGCTTTTGAAGTTGAGTTTAGCGATAAGGACTGTACGTTTACCAGTTTCATTTTAGAAATAATCAGTGTTGGCATCCAAAAACTCTATGGCTTTTATTTCAGGTCAAGTTCAGCGATCGCCTCTAAACTCTGGTCATAA
- a CDS encoding gas vesicle protein K: MTENLPIKPNKSGLAPLVMTVVELLRQLMEAQVIRRMDSGELTETEIERAANSLQALEQQILTLCEVLEINPEDLNLDLGEAGKLLPAKGAYYPDQPSSDASILELLDRLINTGIVIQGEVNLGLAQLDLIKLKLNLVLTSGVN, encoded by the coding sequence GTGACTGAAAATCTGCCGATCAAGCCCAATAAATCTGGTCTAGCTCCCCTAGTCATGACAGTTGTGGAACTCCTACGTCAGCTTATGGAGGCTCAAGTAATTCGGCGCATGGACTCAGGAGAACTGACAGAAACAGAAATCGAGCGAGCCGCCAACAGTTTGCAGGCACTAGAACAACAGATTTTAACCCTGTGTGAAGTTTTGGAAATCAATCCTGAAGACTTAAATTTAGATTTAGGTGAAGCTGGGAAACTCCTACCCGCTAAGGGTGCTTACTACCCCGATCAACCCAGTAGCGATGCCTCAATTTTAGAGTTACTCGATCGCCTTATTAATACTGGCATAGTCATCCAAGGTGAAGTGAATTTGGGTTTGGCACAACTGGATTTAATTAAACTTAAGCTGAATCTAGTCCTAACTTCGGGAGTTAATTAA
- the recA gene encoding recombinase RecA, with amino-acid sequence MPPKSKSASQPAPKAPVDNAEKQKALDLVLGQIEKSHGKGAIMKLGAATGMKVETISTGALTLDLALGGGLPKGRVIEIYGPESSGKTTLALHAIAEIQKQGGTAAFVDAEHALDPHYSAKLGVDIDNLLISQPDTGEMALEIVDQLVRSMAVDIVVIDSVAALVPRAEIEGEMGDSHMGLQARLMSQALRKITGNIGRSNCTVIFLNQLRQKIGVVYGSPEVTTGGTALKFYASVRLDIRKQETLKKGTEDYGNRVKVKVVKNKVAPPFRIAEFDIIFGKGISVAGCLLDVAEEIEILTRKGAWYSYAGENVAQGREKVLKHLEDNPELFKEIETLVKEKLAMGAVVSATKAVPDIVEDEEFDADEI; translated from the coding sequence ATGCCTCCTAAATCAAAATCCGCTAGCCAGCCAGCCCCTAAAGCTCCCGTTGATAACGCTGAAAAACAAAAAGCCTTAGATTTAGTCCTAGGACAAATTGAAAAAAGTCATGGCAAAGGCGCAATTATGAAGCTAGGCGCAGCCACGGGCATGAAGGTTGAAACTATCTCCACAGGGGCGTTAACCCTAGACTTAGCATTAGGTGGCGGCTTACCCAAGGGTCGAGTCATTGAAATTTATGGACCTGAAAGTTCGGGTAAAACTACCCTAGCACTCCATGCGATCGCCGAAATTCAAAAACAAGGAGGAACGGCTGCCTTTGTGGATGCTGAACATGCTCTCGATCCCCACTATTCGGCAAAATTAGGCGTAGATATTGATAATTTACTCATATCCCAACCAGATACGGGCGAAATGGCACTGGAAATTGTCGATCAATTAGTGCGATCAATGGCAGTGGATATTGTGGTGATCGATTCTGTGGCGGCACTTGTTCCCCGCGCGGAAATCGAAGGAGAAATGGGTGACTCGCACATGGGACTACAGGCAAGATTAATGAGCCAAGCACTGCGTAAAATCACGGGTAATATTGGACGCTCCAACTGTACGGTGATCTTTTTAAATCAACTACGGCAAAAAATCGGTGTGGTCTATGGCTCACCCGAAGTAACTACTGGTGGTACTGCTCTGAAGTTTTATGCGTCTGTGCGTCTGGATATTCGCAAGCAGGAAACCCTGAAAAAAGGAACCGAGGACTATGGTAATCGGGTCAAAGTCAAAGTTGTAAAAAACAAGGTTGCCCCCCCGTTTCGCATTGCTGAGTTTGATATTATTTTCGGTAAAGGGATTTCTGTGGCGGGATGCTTACTGGATGTTGCCGAAGAAATTGAAATTCTGACTCGCAAAGGGGCATGGTATAGCTATGCAGGAGAAAATGTCGCCCAAGGTCGAGAAAAAGTGCTAAAGCACCTAGAGGACAATCCTGAATTGTTTAAGGAAATTGAAACCCTAGTCAAAGAAAAATTGGCAATGGGTGCTGTGGTTTCCGCAACTAAGGCAGTACCAGATATTGTTGAAGACGAAGAATTTGATGCAGACGAAATTTAA
- a CDS encoding metal ABC transporter permease, with protein MQNALTIGVLIGILCPVVGTYLIVQRMSLLGDVMAHSVLPGLAVAFYWKINILVGAFVSGMISAVLIAWLRSQTRVKVDAIMALMFSSFFALGILLITLLRNRLDLDSFLFGDILSVTREDVWRTGIITVIVLILVKLTYKEMLFYTFDPIGAKAVGLPVDLIYLGLMAAVTMTIIASMQTVGVVLVVSMLIGPGISAYLVVKELYGMMRLGAVFGVAAAVGGMYVSYYLNVPSGAAIVLFNLAIFLVTLFLTSDFKKLIRKFAPENS; from the coding sequence ATGCAAAATGCTTTAACGATTGGGGTTTTAATTGGGATTTTATGCCCTGTGGTCGGAACTTACCTGATTGTGCAGAGAATGTCATTGTTAGGTGATGTCATGGCTCATTCTGTGTTGCCGGGGTTGGCAGTGGCTTTTTATTGGAAGATTAATATTCTGGTCGGTGCATTTGTGTCGGGCATGATTAGTGCGGTGTTGATTGCTTGGCTGCGATCGCAAACTAGAGTCAAAGTCGATGCAATTATGGCATTAATGTTTAGTAGTTTTTTTGCTCTGGGCATTCTATTAATTACCCTTCTCCGTAATCGCTTAGATTTAGATAGTTTTTTATTTGGTGATATTTTAAGTGTGACCCGTGAGGATGTATGGCGTACAGGAATTATTACTGTAATTGTCTTGATTTTGGTTAAGCTAACCTACAAGGAAATGTTGTTTTATACCTTTGATCCAATTGGAGCTAAAGCCGTAGGGCTGCCCGTGGATTTAATTTATTTAGGGCTGATGGCAGCAGTAACAATGACAATTATTGCCAGTATGCAGACTGTTGGTGTCGTTTTAGTGGTATCAATGCTGATTGGTCCAGGGATATCGGCTTACTTAGTGGTCAAAGAGTTGTACGGCATGATGCGGTTAGGGGCAGTATTTGGGGTGGCAGCAGCAGTGGGGGGAATGTATGTTAGCTACTACTTAAATGTGCCATCGGGAGCAGCGATCGTCTTGTTTAATCTGGCTATTTTTTTAGTAACCTTATTTCTTACCAGTGATTTCAAAAAATTGATCCGAAAATTTGCACCAGAAAATTCATAA